The window TTCGCGCTCTCGCTCGACGAGGACCGGGGGCTGACCTCCGCGATGGGCCCGGTCGGCCGGATCCGGGTGTGGCGCGGCGACGGACCGGTCGTGAAGGTCGTCGACGTCTCGCTCGTGGTCCCGCCGATCGGGCTGGACAGCCACATGATCTTCGCGTTCACCGCGCCGGAGTCGGGCGTACCGCACTTCACCCTGGACTCGGTCGCGAACGGGGACGACTACGCCTTCCACCTCGACCTGATCCCGCGGATCGACCTGGCCACCTCGCTGTCCTACCTGGACACCGTCTACGAGCCGCTGACCTCGGTGTACTCCTCAGTCTCCGAGCGCGACGGCCTGTCCCCCGCACACCTGACCCCGCGCCAGTACGCCCTGATGTCGCCCTGGATGCTGGTCAACCGGGCGACTCAGGCGGCCTTCGAGGGCATCGGCGACGCGGTCGACGCCTACTTCGAGCACTGGGCCGCGCTGGTCGAGAAGGGCGTCGAGGCGGCCGGCACCGCCGAGCGCGACGCCGCCCACCGGGAGCTGCTGTTCAGCCCGGAGATCGACCCGGTGTGGAAGCAGACCGTCCGGCTGCTCGGCGAGGAGCAGAGCGAATCGGTGCGCCTGGCCCTGGTGAGCAATGACTGAGCCGTCCGTCTGGCAGAAACGCATCGCCGGTGAATGGCACGGGCGGCCGTCGCTGTTCGACCACAACGGCACCTGGTGTGGATTCGAGGAGATCAGACGATCCTCGGAGTACGTGGACGGCGTCACCACGTACCGAATGGATGGTGGTCTGATCGGGGGCGGCCCACTGGCCGGGCAGTTCCGGCTGGGCGCGCCGTTCTCGTTCGGGGTGATCGACTCCGACTCGAACCGGGTCTACACCGGGCCGGACTTCTTCGGGACCGGGCAGCCGTACGGGTCGTTCGTCGACTCGCACTACTACGGCCCCGGCTGGCAGGTCGACCTCAACACCTGGAACCAGGTACTGCCGGACGGCGAGACGCAGGTCTACTCGTCGGTGCTCTACCAGGGCTGGGCGGTGGTCGGCTGCTTCAACGGCCTCTACACGCGCACGCCGTCGCTGGTGGAGGACCTGATCGAGGCCGAGACGCGGAACGGGCCGGTGCCGTACATCCTGCCGACCAAGCAGGCCGGCGCGTTCACCGGATCGCTGGAGCTGTGGGGCGCCGACCAGAAGCTGCGCGGCACGGTCGAGGCGTCCATCACGCTCGACCCGATCGACCTGCTGCGGACCCGTCGCACGGTGTCCTGGCAGGGCGCCGGCCTGGACCGGACGTTCCGCACCGAGACCCGTCGAGACGGCAACCGGCTGTTCTTCGAGGGCCCGGACGCGTGGGGCAACGCGGTCGGGTTCGGGCGGGCGTCGTTCCAGTCGCTGCACTTCACCGACGTCGGGAAGGTGAAGGCGCGGGAGTTCTCGATCGACGCCGCACCCGGGATGTCGGCCGGTAGGCAGTTGGCCGTGGTCTACGAGCTGTTCCACGGCGGCACCCTGGACTCGGTGCTGCACGGTCTTCTGGAGTGGGCGGCATGACCGAGCGAAGCGAGCGTCATGAGCGCCGGTCCTTCTCCGGGAGTTCATCGGCACAGCCCGTCGTGGTGGTGACCGGTGGGACGCGCGGGATCGGGCAGGGCCTGGTCAGCGCGTTCCTCGCCCAGGGTGCGTCGGTGGCCTACTGCGGCCGCAATGTGGTCGAGGATGCTTCGCCGGGCGCTTTGGCCGTTGCAGCCGACGTGACAAATCGGGCAGATGTTCGCAAGCTCTGGGACGCCACTGTCGACAAATTCGGAAAAGTAGATATCTGGGTGAACAACGCCGGAATGTCGAACTCGCGCAAGCCGCTGTGGGAACTTCCGGCCGCCGAGATCGACTCCGTGGTGGGCCTCAACCTGCAGGGGACGCTGCACGCCGGCGCGGTCGTGCTGAAAGCGATGCTCGCCCAGGGCCACGGCACGCTCTGGAACATGGAGGGCCTCGGCTCCAACGGCCAGATCGTCCCCGGCCTGACCCCGTACGGCGCGACCAAACGGGCCCTCACCTACGCCACCCTCGCGATGGCCAAGGAACTCAAGGGCACCCCGGTCAAGGTCGCCCTGCTCTCCCCCGGCATGGTCGTCACCGACCTGCTGCTGCAGGACTACGACCCGGCCGAACTGGAGAAGGCCAAGAAGATCTTCAACATCCTGGCCGACCGGGTCGAGACGGTCACCCCGTGGCTGGCCGCCCGGGTGCTGGCCGGAACGAGGAACGGTGGCCGGGTCGCCTGGTTGACCAGGCCGAAAGCCGCCTACCGGTTCGCCACCGCCGCGTTCCGCAAGCGTGACCTCTTCGGGGACACGTGATGGACTACCCGATCATCCTGGCGGTCGAGGACTTCGTACCGGTCATCTTCGGATCCATCGGCTTCGCCCTGCTCGGCCGGACCGCACCGACCGCGACCGCACAGCGGGCCGGTCTCGCCGGCGCGATCCTGATCGGCGCCGGCGGCGTCGCCAAATGCCTCTGGAAACTGGGGTACGCCGCGGGCGTCGGCGACTGGACGCTACTCGAACAGTCGCTGTTCCCGCTGATGGCGGCGGGCGCCACCCTGCTGTCGTGGTCCCTCGCGGTCACCGTGCGGCGCGGGCGGCGGACCCACTTCTGGCCGTTCGCGTCGACCTTCGCGCTGTGCGTGGCCGGGTCGCTGCTGTCCGGCAGCCTCAACCCGCTGTTCGTGGCGGCCACCCTCGGCGTCACCGCGATCAGTGTGCTCGGGGCCGTCGTCGCCGGCCGGTACCGGCAGTGGTGGGCGGTCAGCCTGTACGTGCTCGGGCTGGTCCTCGTGATGGGGCTGGTGCCGCTGCGGTCCTCCGACGAGCACCACACCCTCGCCTTCCAGTGGCTGGAGCAGTCGATCAACACCGCGGCGCAGGGCTGCCTGCTGGTCGCGGCCTGGCTCACCCTCCGGGCTACCCGCCCCGCACTCGTTGGAGCTTCGTCATGACCGACGCCCTCGGCTGGCGCCGCAAGTTCGGTGTCATCGCCCCGTCCACCAACACGATCGTCGAACCCGACTTCTACGCGATGGCCGTACCCGGGGTGACCTCGCACTTCTCCCGTATCCACATCCGCAACCAGGATCTGTCCGACGACGCGAACTTCGAGAACCTGCTGGTTCAGATCCGCGCCGAGATCGGCTTCGCCTGCGAGCGGGTGCTGACCTGCGAACCCGACTACATGGTGATGGGCATGTCGGCCGAGACGTTCTGGGGCGGCGTCGAGGGCAACCGCGAGTTCACGGCCCAGATCAAGGAGATCACCGGCCTCGACGTGGCCACCGGGGCCGAGGCGTGTGAGCGGGCGCTGAAACTCTACGGCGCCCGCAAGATCGGCGTGGTCACCCCGTACCAGCCGGTCGGCGACGCCAACGTGGTCCGCTTCTTCGGCGAGATCGGTTTCGAGGTGACCGCCATCGAGGGCCTGAAGTGCCCGACCGCGGTGTCCATCGCACACGTCACCGAGGACGAACTGCGCGCCGCGATCCTCAACGTCAACGCCCCCGACGTCGACGCGATCGTCCAGTGTGGCACCAACCTGTCCATGGTCCGCCTCGCCGACGAGGCGGAACGCTGGCTCGGCAAACCGGTCATCGCGATCAACGCGGCGACCTGGTGGATGGCGCTGCGCGAGAACGGCATCAAGGACAAGGTGTACGGGGCGGGCTCCCTGCTGCGCGAATACTGATCACCCCCATCGATAGAGTCATGCCACTTTAATGATCATGACGGGGGAAGACATGACGATCGTGCCGACACGGACCGGTGCCGCGCTGGCGGTCTCCGCGCTGCTGCTGGCGGGATGCGAGGCCGCGGAGCAACCGCGGCCCGCCCCGTCCACCGCCCCGAGCACCGCCGCCGGCTCGACGCCCAGCACGGCTGCCGCCCCGGCGGTGAGCGAGGAGCAGCAGGCCCTGGCCGCCGCCCGGACCGCGCTGCAGGAGGCCCGGTCGTACGTCTTCCACGGCTCCCGCCGAATGGGCGCCATCAAGGTGACCGCCGACTTCCGCATGGTCGGCGGTAACACGACCGGCACGTTGCAGATGCAGGGCCGGACGACGAAGTTCCGGACCATCGGCAAGGCGCTGTACCTGCGGCCGAGCAAGGACTTCTGGCCGGTCATGATCGGCTTCGAACGCGCGGCGGCGGCCGAACGGGAGGCGGCCGGACGCTGGGTCCGGATGAGCGACTACGACTCGACCGTGAGTCGGGGCTTCGGCGTCCCGGTCCTGCTCGCCGATCTCCGGCCGGCCGGACCACTCGTCCGGGGCCGGATCTCCGGCACGGGTGACGATTCCTGGGTCAACCTGACCAGCGGGACCGACCGGAAGTGGCGGGTCGGCATCCTCACCACCGGCAAGCGGTACCCCCGGTTCTGGGCCACCGCGAACTCGAACGCCACCATCACCGAGTTCGACACCGCGTTCCCGGCGATCAAGCCGCCGGCGAAGGCCGACGTCGTCACCTTCGACGAGCTGTCCTCCTGAAGCCGAAACCGTGCGTAACGTAGCGGCGACCGTGTGATATGGCTCGTATTCGCCGCATAAAGGTAATCGATTCGTTGCCCGGTACCGATAGGTTTGCGCAGCTCAGTAATGATTCCGCGCGGCGCGGGGGTCCACGCCGCGGTGATGAGAGAAGATCGATGACTAAGATTGCCTTCCGGGCCGGCCTCGCTGCCCTGGCCGCCGCCGGCATGCTGCTCTCCGGCTGCGGCGGTTCCGACAGCACCGAGCCGAAGGGCGGGACGACGACGGCCGCGCAGGCCGCCGCCGACAACGGGGTGGCGGCGCTGACCGCCGACGAGATCCTGGCGAAGGCCAAGGAGGCCCTGACCAAGGTCGGTTCGTTCCACATGGCCGGTTCGGCCACCACCGACGGCGAGACCATGTCGCTGGACTTCAAGGTCTCCGGCAAGGACTTCGCCGGCAAGATGTCGATGGGCAAGGACGCCGACGTCGAGATCCTGTCGGTCGGCGGCAAGCAGTACATGAAGCCGTCCGAGGGCTTCTGGGCGATGCTGGCGGGTCCCGAGCAGGCCAAGACGATGGTCACGGCGACCGGCGGCAAGTGGGTTCTGGTGCCGGCGAAGGACTCGGTCAGCGGCCTGTTCGCGGCGGCCGACGTGAACGAGCTGCTGAAGCCGACCGGCGCCCTGTCCAAGGGTGAGGCGACCAAGGTCGGCGAGCAGGCGGTGATCACCCTGAAGGACGCCGGTGACGCCGAGTCCCAGCTGTTCGTGGCGACCACCGGCGAGCCGTACCCGGTGCGCATCGGCCCGTCCGCCACCGGCGAGGGCATCACGTTCAGCGAGTTCGGCGCCAAGTTCGACGGCATCGCTGCCCCGGCCGCGGACCAGGTCGTCGACCAGGCCTCGCTGGGCAAGTAGGTCGCGCGGCGGTCCGGGGACACCACGCCCCCGGACCGCACGTTCATCGATACAATCCCGCGCGATGAACACCAGGATCCTTCGGGCCGGCCTCGCCGCCCTGACCGCAGCGACCGTGTTGCTCTCCGGTTGCGGTACCCCCCGCAGCACCCAGCCGTCAGGCGTGCCGGCGTCCTCGGCGCCGGCCGACAACGGGGTGACCGCCCTGACCGCCGACGAGATCATGGCCAAGGCCACCGACGCCCTCGCCTGGGCCGGCTCCTACCGCATCACCGCCACCGACTTCAAGACCGACGTCGACGAGACGATGAGCATGGACATCATGGTCTCCGGCGGTGACTTCAGCGGACGGATCACGATCAACAAGGACGCCGTTCTGGAGATCCTCGCCGTCGGCGGCAAGAAGTACATCAAGGCCAACGATGCCGCCTGGACCACCTTCGTCGGCGCCGAGAAGGCACGGACCATCATCGCGGTGGCCGGCGGCCGGTGGATGCGGGCCCCGGACGACGACGCGATGAGCGGCCTGTTCGCCCTGGGCGACATCAAGGAACAACTGCTGAAACCCGAGGGTCTCCTCGGCAAGGGCGCGTTCACGCAGGTCGGCGGCACACCGGCGGTCATCGTCACCGACAGTCTCACCGACATGCACCTGTACGTGGCGACGACCGGCAAGCCGTACCCGATGAGGTTCCACTCGGCGTCGGGCGACGGGGACATCGATCTCAGCGACTTCGGCGCGACCTTCGACGCGATCGTGGCCCCGCCCGCCGACCAGGTCGTCGTCCCGCCCCGCCAGGGCAGTTAGGGCACGGATCGGAGGTGTGGGGCCCGCCCCGCGCAAGCCGGCCCACACCCCTGAACCGTTCCGCCCGTCGACGCGGGCGGAACGCGGCTACCGGAAACCGGCGATGCGGCGCCGCCGGGCCGGAAGCAGAAGCAGCAGACCCGCACCGGGGAGCAGCAGAGCACTGCCGACCAGCACGACGGTCGCCCACTCCTGACCGGGACCGGTCTTCGGCAGGGCGCCCGGGTCCTCCTCGGTGGTCCCGGTGGCCGCCGCCGTCGTCGACCTGGTCGCGGTCGCCGTCGCGGTGGCCGTGGTCGTGGACGTACCGGAGCCGAAGGTGATCGTGACCTGGACCTTGTTCGCGGCGACCTCGGCCGCGGAGTGACTGGACGGCAGCAGCTGTGCCGCCACCACACAGCCGTTGTCGCAGCTCTTGCCGCTGAACGACTTCTGGATCGTCAGGGTGAGTGTCTTCGTCTTGCCGGACGTGTCGGTGGAGACGAACTCGGCGCCGCCGGTCAGGTTGCAGTCGGTGGCGGTCGCCGGGTTCTTGACACACTGGCCGAGCGCCAGATCGGTGAGGCCGGGGGTGAACCCGGTGCCGTAGACGGTGATCTTCTCGCCGTCGGCGATCCCGCTGGTCTTGGAGACGTGCAGTTTCGCCGCGGCCAGCGCCGGGCTCGGCTGCACGAACACCACGGCGGCCGCACAGATCAGGCCGGCGGCGACCGCCGCGGCCGCCCGTCTCACAAACGTGTCAAGGACCATCGATGGAACCTCCATATCAGGAAAGGTCGCCGGACCGGGCCACGGCAGCCTCGTCGGTGCCGAGGTAGGACAGGACGACCGCGGGATGGTTGCGGACCTCGTCCGGTGGTCCCTGCGCGATCACCGCTCCGGCGTCCATGGCGATCAGCCGGTCGGCGACCCGGGACAGCAGCGGCAGGTCGTGTTCGATGACGAGGATCGTGGTGCCGAGTTCGGCCCGGACCCGCAGCATCAGGTCGCCGAGCGCCTTCCCGTCGGCCTGGGTGAGACCCGACGACGGCTCGTCGAGCAGCAGGAGCCGGGGACGCAGGGTGAGCAGGCAGCACAGTTCGACGACGCGGCGGGTGCCGGTGGAGAGCTCCCCGACCGGCCGATCGGCCAGCCAGTCCAGGCCCATCGCGCGCAGGGCGGCGTCGGCACTCGCCGCCTTGACCGTTTCTGATCTGTCGTCGCCGATCACGTCGAGTCCGAGGTGGACCGGCGACCCGCATTCGGCGGCGACCATCACGTTCTCCCGGACCGTCATCGCCGGGAACAGCCGCGCGTCCTGGAACGACCGCACCAGGCCCGATCGGGCCCGCCGCTCGGGCGTCCACGAGGTGACCTGTCTCCCCTGGTAGCGGATCACCCCACCGTCGGCCGCGGTGAATCCGGCGAGGATCTCGAAGAGCGTGGTCTTGCCGGCGCCGTTCGGCCCGATGATCCCGACGATCTCCCCTTCGGTGACGGTGAACGTGGCATCCTGCACGGCCCGCACCCCACCGAACGACCGCCGCACCCCACCGACCTCCAGCAACGGCGCGGAGAACTCCCCCGGCACCAGCGGTTCGGCCGGCAACCGCCCGATGTTCCACAGACGGGGAGGATCAAGATCAACCCCACGCGGCGGTACGGCCGTCGTCTCCCGCCCAGCCGATGAGGCCGCCACCCCGCCCCCGGTGCTGTCCGGAACGTCCTCGGCGGAACCGTCGCCGGGTACCGCGGAAAGCACGGCGGCCGGGTCGTCGAGCTGTCGCTCAGCGTCGTCGTCCGCGGGCGTCGACCGGTCTGCGGTCCGGCCGATCGAAGCCGGCAACGGGCTCGCGGTCTCGACACCGATGCGGGCCGGTGTGGTGGCGGCGCCGGCGCCGGCCTCACCACTGGCGACGGCGCTGGTGGCTCGGGCTCCGGGGCGGAGGCGGGTGGTGGCACGGGCGCGGAGGCGGAGGCGGGCGGTCAGGCGGCGCCACAGGCGTGGGATGCCGTCGGTGAGGAGGCCGCCCAGCCCGTCCGGCAGCAGCAGAACCACCAGGAGCCAGCCCAGCGTCAACACGGCCTGGCCGGGAATCCCCAGCGGAAAGAGCAACGGCAGGCCGACGATCAGCGCCGAACCGAGCAGCGCGCCACCGGTGCGGGCCAGACCGCCC of the Actinoplanes sichuanensis genome contains:
- a CDS encoding SDR family oxidoreductase, whose protein sequence is MTERSERHERRSFSGSSSAQPVVVVTGGTRGIGQGLVSAFLAQGASVAYCGRNVVEDASPGALAVAADVTNRADVRKLWDATVDKFGKVDIWVNNAGMSNSRKPLWELPAAEIDSVVGLNLQGTLHAGAVVLKAMLAQGHGTLWNMEGLGSNGQIVPGLTPYGATKRALTYATLAMAKELKGTPVKVALLSPGMVVTDLLLQDYDPAELEKAKKIFNILADRVETVTPWLAARVLAGTRNGGRVAWLTRPKAAYRFATAAFRKRDLFGDT
- a CDS encoding maleate cis-trans isomerase family protein, which codes for MTDALGWRRKFGVIAPSTNTIVEPDFYAMAVPGVTSHFSRIHIRNQDLSDDANFENLLVQIRAEIGFACERVLTCEPDYMVMGMSAETFWGGVEGNREFTAQIKEITGLDVATGAEACERALKLYGARKIGVVTPYQPVGDANVVRFFGEIGFEVTAIEGLKCPTAVSIAHVTEDELRAAILNVNAPDVDAIVQCGTNLSMVRLADEAERWLGKPVIAINAATWWMALRENGIKDKVYGAGSLLREY
- a CDS encoding neocarzinostatin apoprotein domain-containing protein — protein: MVLDTFVRRAAAAVAAGLICAAAVVFVQPSPALAAAKLHVSKTSGIADGEKITVYGTGFTPGLTDLALGQCVKNPATATDCNLTGGAEFVSTDTSGKTKTLTLTIQKSFSGKSCDNGCVVAAQLLPSSHSAAEVAANKVQVTITFGSGTSTTTATATATATRSTTAAATGTTEEDPGALPKTGPGQEWATVVLVGSALLLPGAGLLLLLPARRRRIAGFR